From the genome of Pseudomonadota bacterium, one region includes:
- a CDS encoding DUF4383 domain-containing protein, producing MIRDPQQLLAQVIGAVLTLVGVAGFLTGGMLFIFGVNALHNVVHLLSGVLGLAAGFYAGGQWARYYNQGFGVVYLLVTALGFVAPALRQACWRSIPPTTSCI from the coding sequence ATGATAAGAGATCCACAGCAACTACTCGCACAGGTTATCGGAGCGGTCCTGACCCTCGTAGGGGTGGCCGGCTTCCTCACCGGAGGAATGCTGTTCATCTTCGGCGTCAACGCCCTGCACAACGTCGTGCACCTGTTATCAGGCGTTCTCGGTTTAGCAGCCGGCTTCTACGCAGGCGGCCAGTGGGCGAGGTACTACAACCAGGGGTTTGGTGTCGTCTACCTGCTCGTCACCGCCCTCGGATTTGTAGCACCCGCCCTACGGCAAGCCTGCTGGCGATCAATCCCGCCGACAACTTCCTGCATCTAG